One window from the genome of Breoghania sp. L-A4 encodes:
- a CDS encoding branched-chain amino acid ABC transporter permease, which translates to MRQLAILALVFALIGTVPFAITTDSWLNIVIMTLYAALLGQAWNMLGGYGGQFSFGHAAYFGTGAYTVAVLQVQLGVNPWIGLAAGGAMAMLVAAIIGFSTFRYGLRGSYFALVTLAFAEVLRILSNSLDFTGAGVGILIPLDVGAANLQFASKHGFFWLIWAMTLAACLTVWWIGNSRFGAQLMAVRDNEDAARALGVNAFRVKMGAIVLSGLFAGLAGVFYAQYFLYLDPHIAYGAAVSIESLLVPIVGGIGTLFGPLLGAAALHALSEVTRWIIGDVPGISLVLYGVLLVCMVLFMPRGFAGLIGKLQRKPRDKSAARPEPRHA; encoded by the coding sequence ATGCGCCAACTTGCCATTCTCGCCCTGGTCTTCGCGCTGATCGGCACAGTGCCTTTCGCCATCACGACGGATTCCTGGCTCAACATCGTCATCATGACGCTCTACGCGGCACTGCTCGGCCAGGCGTGGAACATGCTCGGTGGCTACGGCGGCCAGTTTTCCTTCGGCCACGCGGCGTATTTCGGCACCGGCGCCTATACGGTCGCGGTGCTGCAGGTTCAGCTCGGGGTCAATCCCTGGATCGGGCTCGCGGCCGGCGGCGCCATGGCCATGCTGGTCGCCGCGATCATCGGCTTCTCGACCTTCCGCTATGGGCTGCGCGGCTCCTATTTCGCCCTGGTGACGCTGGCGTTTGCCGAGGTGCTGCGCATCCTGTCCAATTCGCTGGACTTCACGGGCGCGGGCGTCGGCATCCTCATCCCGCTGGATGTGGGGGCGGCCAACCTGCAGTTCGCGAGCAAGCACGGATTCTTCTGGCTGATCTGGGCCATGACGCTGGCCGCCTGTCTCACCGTATGGTGGATCGGCAATTCGCGCTTCGGCGCCCAGCTCATGGCGGTGCGCGACAACGAGGACGCGGCCCGCGCGCTCGGCGTCAACGCGTTCCGGGTCAAGATGGGCGCGATCGTGCTCTCCGGCCTGTTCGCCGGTCTCGCCGGCGTCTTTTACGCGCAGTATTTCCTCTATCTCGATCCGCACATCGCCTATGGCGCCGCCGTGTCGATCGAAAGCCTCCTGGTGCCGATCGTCGGCGGCATCGGAACGCTGTTCGGCCCGCTGCTGGGCGCCGCCGCCTTGCATGCGCTTTCGGAAGTGACGCGCTGGATCATCGGCGACGTGCCGGGCATATCGCTGGTGCTCTATGGCGTGCTGCTGGTCTGCATGGTGCTGTTCATGCCGCGCGGCTTCGCCGGTCTGATCGGCAAGCTTCAGCGCAAGCCGCGCGACAAATCCGCCGCCCGACCGGAGCCGCGCCATGCTTGA
- a CDS encoding ABC transporter ATP-binding protein → MLEVRDICKSFGGVHASSHVTLSVPEGRITSLIGPNGAGKTTLFALITGFHKPDAGSVSFLGEDITGMAPDAIARRGMIRTFQIVQPFAGQSVRENIAVGAHLRIKSRRDALAKAEAVARQVGLGDRLEMDAASLTVAGRKRLEVARALATDPKLILFDEVLAGLNPSEIRDVIPVIQAIREAGVTIVLIEHVMQAVMSLSEHTWVLNQGELIAEGAPRDVVSDPRVIEAYLGKGMAARIAAREAADA, encoded by the coding sequence ATGCTTGAGGTTCGCGACATCTGCAAGTCGTTTGGCGGCGTTCACGCCTCCAGCCATGTGACGCTGAGCGTGCCGGAGGGCAGGATCACGTCGCTGATCGGCCCAAACGGCGCGGGGAAGACGACGCTGTTCGCCCTGATCACCGGATTTCACAAGCCCGACGCGGGCTCCGTCAGTTTTCTGGGTGAGGACATCACGGGCATGGCGCCGGACGCCATCGCGCGCCGCGGCATGATCCGGACGTTCCAGATTGTCCAGCCCTTCGCGGGCCAGAGCGTGCGCGAGAACATCGCGGTGGGCGCGCATCTGCGCATCAAGTCACGCCGTGACGCGCTCGCAAAGGCGGAAGCCGTGGCGCGCCAGGTGGGGCTTGGCGACCGGCTCGAGATGGACGCCGCCTCGCTGACGGTGGCCGGACGCAAGCGACTGGAGGTGGCCCGGGCGCTGGCGACGGACCCGAAGCTGATCCTCTTCGATGAAGTGCTGGCCGGGCTGAACCCGTCCGAAATCCGCGATGTGATCCCGGTGATCCAGGCGATCCGCGAGGCGGGCGTCACCATCGTGCTGATCGAGCACGTGATGCAGGCGGTGATGAGCCTGTCGGAACACACCTGGGTGCTGAACCAGGGCGAACTGATCGCCGAAGGCGCGCCGCGTGACGTGGTCAGCGACCCGCGGGTCATCGAGGCCTATCTGGGCAAGGGCATGGCGGCGCGGATCGCGGCGCGGGAGGCAGCCGATGCTTGA
- a CDS encoding 3-isopropylmalate dehydratase large subunit — translation MMTSPQTLAQKIIARAAGRDTVVPGEVVTARVDLAMIHDSGGPRRVEPILKDLGVGLFDADKVVLISDHFVPGDTDEGARILELTRQWARERKVTFHDGEGICHVVLPERGHLKPGMFVVGGDSHSPTGGAFGTYMFGVGATEMAGVLATGEIWLTVPETILLEWQGHLQPGVTAKDMMLALCGRLGMDGGQYQAVEYAGEAIAALSMQERMTLSNMAAELGAQAGLIAPDETTADYLEDVGGDAGDWRALRTDPGADLLAHHVFDATALEPQVAAPHSPANAASISDAPATPIDVAYIGACTGAKYEDLKRAAGILRGRTLAPSVELMVAPATRRDQDRAAAEGIMAVFEEAGARILPNACGICAGYGTDRLGENVTCISSTARNFKGRMGAASSQVWLGSPLTVAASAITGRISDPRDFLTGKEEGA, via the coding sequence ATGATGACGTCCCCACAGACACTGGCGCAGAAGATCATTGCCCGCGCGGCGGGGCGCGACACCGTGGTCCCCGGTGAGGTCGTGACAGCGCGCGTGGATCTCGCGATGATCCATGATTCCGGCGGCCCGCGCCGCGTCGAGCCGATCCTCAAGGATCTCGGCGTCGGCCTGTTCGACGCGGACAAGGTCGTGCTGATCTCGGATCACTTCGTGCCCGGCGACACCGACGAGGGCGCGCGCATTCTCGAACTCACCCGCCAGTGGGCGCGCGAGCGCAAGGTTACTTTTCATGACGGTGAAGGCATCTGTCACGTGGTCCTGCCCGAGCGGGGACATCTGAAACCCGGCATGTTCGTCGTGGGCGGCGACAGCCACTCACCGACGGGCGGGGCGTTCGGCACCTACATGTTCGGCGTCGGCGCCACCGAGATGGCGGGCGTGCTGGCCACCGGCGAGATCTGGCTGACGGTCCCCGAAACCATCCTGCTGGAATGGCAGGGCCACCTGCAGCCCGGCGTCACCGCCAAGGACATGATGCTGGCGCTGTGCGGCCGTCTCGGCATGGACGGCGGCCAATATCAGGCCGTGGAATATGCGGGTGAGGCGATCGCGGCGCTGTCGATGCAGGAGCGCATGACGCTGTCGAACATGGCGGCCGAGCTTGGCGCCCAGGCTGGACTGATCGCACCGGATGAGACCACCGCCGACTATCTCGAGGATGTGGGCGGTGACGCGGGCGACTGGCGGGCGCTTCGCACCGATCCCGGCGCCGATCTGCTGGCGCATCATGTCTTCGATGCAACGGCGCTCGAGCCGCAGGTGGCGGCTCCGCATTCCCCGGCCAATGCCGCGTCGATCTCGGATGCGCCGGCCACGCCCATCGACGTGGCTTACATCGGCGCCTGCACCGGCGCGAAATACGAGGATCTGAAGCGCGCCGCCGGCATCCTGCGCGGACGGACGCTGGCGCCCTCCGTCGAACTGATGGTCGCGCCCGCCACGCGGCGGGATCAGGATCGTGCCGCGGCGGAGGGCATCATGGCGGTCTTCGAGGAGGCAGGCGCGCGGATCCTGCCCAATGCCTGCGGCATCTGCGCGGGCTACGGCACCGACCGGCTCGGCGAGAACGTCACCTGCATTTCCTCGACAGCCCGCAACTTCAAGGGCCGGATGGGGGCTGCGTCGTCCCAGGTCTGGCTGGGGTCGCCTTTGACGGTCGCGGCCTCGGCCATCACCGGGCGGATCAGCGACCCGCGCGACTTTCTCACCGGCAAGGAGGAGGGCGCATGA
- a CDS encoding 3-isopropylmalate dehydratase, which yields MSGRVFVFGDDIDTDQLAPGQYMKGGLDMLAAHCLEGPRPDFASTVRPGDVVVAGRNFGMGSSREQAAEALKHLGVAGVVARSFAGIFYRNAINLGLPVLVAKDLDAVHDGDVAEFDVEGGELRLVNTNRTVRLEPLPDNLKRMLADGGLVPHLKKRFAAERDKETST from the coding sequence ATGAGCGGGCGCGTGTTCGTGTTTGGCGATGACATCGACACCGACCAGCTTGCTCCGGGCCAGTACATGAAGGGCGGGCTCGACATGCTCGCCGCGCATTGTCTGGAAGGACCGCGGCCCGATTTCGCGTCCACGGTGCGGCCGGGCGATGTGGTCGTGGCCGGCAGGAACTTCGGCATGGGCTCGTCGCGCGAACAGGCGGCGGAAGCCTTGAAACACCTCGGCGTCGCCGGCGTCGTCGCGCGATCCTTTGCCGGCATCTTCTACCGCAACGCCATTAATCTCGGCCTGCCCGTCCTCGTCGCAAAGGATCTCGATGCCGTTCATGACGGCGATGTGGCCGAATTCGATGTCGAGGGCGGCGAACTGCGGCTGGTGAATACAAACCGGACGGTGCGGCTCGAGCCGTTGCCCGACAATCTCAAGCGAATGCTCGCCGACGGCGGCCTGGTGCCGCATCTGAAGAAGCGCTTTGCGGCAGAGCGCGACAAGGAAACAAGCACATGA
- a CDS encoding isocitrate lyase/phosphoenolpyruvate mutase family protein, whose product MSLKQRLGEERILLAPGVYDSLTGLIAEQAGAEAVYLSGASIAYTRFGRSDIGLVSMSEVADTIAVLRDRIALPIVVDADNGFGNALNVQRTVRVFERMGANALQLEDQTMPKRCGHLDGKSVVPVSEMAGKIRAACDARASEDTLIIGRTDAIAVEGFEAAVDRAEAYLEAGADMLFIEAPQSMEQIEQILARFKGRVPLMANMVEGGKTPIVNAAGLEALGFSFVIFPGGIVRAIAATARDYYANLVATGSNEAFRNRMFDFTGLNDVIGTPDLLAQGKRYDGEGGQ is encoded by the coding sequence ATGAGCTTGAAGCAAAGACTGGGAGAAGAGCGGATTCTGCTCGCGCCCGGCGTCTATGATTCACTGACCGGGCTGATCGCGGAGCAGGCGGGCGCGGAAGCCGTCTATCTCTCCGGCGCCTCCATCGCCTACACCCGTTTCGGCCGGTCCGATATCGGTCTGGTGTCGATGAGCGAGGTCGCCGACACGATCGCCGTGCTGCGCGACCGCATCGCGCTCCCGATCGTCGTCGATGCCGACAACGGCTTCGGCAACGCGCTCAACGTCCAGCGCACCGTGCGCGTGTTCGAGCGCATGGGCGCCAACGCGCTGCAGCTTGAAGACCAGACGATGCCCAAGCGCTGCGGCCATCTCGACGGCAAGTCGGTGGTCCCGGTCTCGGAGATGGCGGGAAAGATCCGCGCGGCGTGTGACGCGCGCGCTTCCGAGGACACGCTGATCATCGGCCGCACCGACGCCATCGCCGTGGAAGGCTTCGAGGCGGCGGTCGACCGCGCCGAGGCCTATCTGGAGGCCGGCGCCGACATGCTGTTCATCGAGGCGCCGCAGTCGATGGAGCAGATCGAACAGATCCTGGCGCGCTTCAAGGGCCGCGTGCCGCTGATGGCCAACATGGTCGAGGGCGGCAAGACCCCGATCGTCAATGCGGCCGGGCTGGAGGCGCTCGGCTTCAGCTTCGTGATCTTTCCCGGCGGCATCGTGCGCGCCATCGCCGCAACCGCGCGCGACTATTACGCCAATCTGGTCGCCACGGGATCCAACGAGGCCTTCCGCAACCGCATGTTCGACTTCACGGGGCTGAATGACGTGATCGGCACACCGGACCTGCTCGCCCAGGGCAAGCGCTATGACGGGGAGGGAGGGCAATGA
- a CDS encoding hydantoinase B/oxoprolinase family protein, with protein sequence MSIDPVTLAILKGRLEQVADEMDATLFRSAFNPIIAEAHDASHGIYDATTGDTLVQGKSGLPIFVGVMAFAVKAVIDKAAKQGGVNEGDVWIFNDPYDGGTHLSDFRLVKPVFRDGAVFCYLASVGHWHDVGGNVPGNYNPAATECFQEGMLIPPVKLYDRGEFRQDIVDILSANSRLPLSLYGDLNGQINALELGEKRMNALLDEYGDATVGDCLVELKARAAAMMRAQISGLPSGTVSAEDFLDNDGINDVPLKIALDLTIDGDRMVMDFSRSSPACAGPVNISRATTIAACYVALKHIFGDVPANAGVLEPVEFRIDPDSLLSVKAPKPVGGYTETILRLIDVVFQAVAQIAPKEAMACAYGTINALSLAGHRANGQRWVMFSFFGGGHGAHGAGDGLNHGNAPISTATIPPLEILESAYPVRFTQWALRPDSGGAGEYRGGLGAVYEIELLEKHADVFLFGERGKFPPRGVVGGGAAALNTFHYEQADGSHTPPMVSKIVGIHIDRGQALRLETPGGGGYGQAFARDPASVARDARLGFISRACAEADYGVVLRMDGTVDDAATTSLRAQEAAQ encoded by the coding sequence ATGAGCATCGATCCGGTTACCCTCGCCATTCTCAAGGGCCGCCTGGAGCAGGTCGCCGACGAGATGGATGCGACGCTGTTCCGCTCCGCCTTCAACCCGATCATCGCCGAAGCCCACGACGCCTCGCACGGCATCTATGATGCGACGACGGGCGACACGCTTGTGCAGGGCAAGTCCGGCCTGCCGATCTTCGTCGGCGTCATGGCGTTTGCCGTCAAGGCGGTGATCGACAAGGCCGCAAAACAGGGCGGCGTCAACGAAGGCGACGTCTGGATCTTCAACGATCCCTATGACGGCGGCACCCATCTGTCGGATTTCCGGCTGGTCAAGCCGGTGTTCCGCGACGGCGCGGTGTTCTGCTATCTCGCGTCTGTCGGCCATTGGCACGACGTGGGCGGCAACGTGCCGGGCAACTACAACCCCGCCGCGACCGAGTGCTTTCAGGAAGGCATGCTGATCCCGCCGGTCAAGCTCTATGACCGCGGCGAATTCCGCCAGGACATCGTGGACATTCTGTCGGCCAACTCGCGTCTGCCGCTGTCTCTCTACGGCGATCTCAACGGCCAGATCAATGCACTGGAGCTGGGCGAGAAGCGCATGAACGCGCTGCTCGATGAATATGGCGATGCGACGGTGGGCGACTGCCTGGTCGAGCTGAAGGCGCGTGCGGCCGCCATGATGCGCGCCCAGATCTCCGGGCTGCCGTCCGGCACCGTATCGGCCGAGGATTTCCTCGACAACGACGGCATCAATGACGTGCCGCTGAAGATCGCGCTGGACCTGACCATCGACGGCGACCGCATGGTGATGGATTTCTCGCGCTCGTCCCCGGCCTGCGCCGGTCCGGTCAACATCTCCCGCGCCACCACCATCGCCGCCTGTTACGTGGCGCTGAAGCACATCTTCGGCGACGTGCCCGCCAATGCGGGCGTGCTTGAGCCCGTCGAGTTCCGCATCGATCCGGACTCGCTGTTGTCGGTCAAGGCGCCCAAGCCCGTCGGCGGCTACACCGAGACCATCCTGCGGCTCATCGATGTGGTGTTCCAGGCGGTGGCGCAGATCGCGCCGAAAGAAGCCATGGCCTGCGCCTACGGCACCATCAACGCGCTGTCGCTCGCCGGCCACCGCGCGAACGGCCAGCGCTGGGTGATGTTCTCCTTCTTCGGCGGCGGCCACGGCGCGCATGGCGCCGGCGACGGCCTCAACCACGGCAACGCGCCCATTTCCACCGCGACGATCCCGCCGCTGGAAATCCTTGAATCCGCCTATCCGGTGCGGTTCACACAGTGGGCGTTGCGTCCGGATTCAGGCGGCGCCGGCGAATATCGTGGCGGGCTCGGCGCGGTCTACGAGATCGAGCTGCTGGAGAAACACGCCGACGTCTTCCTGTTCGGCGAGCGCGGCAAGTTCCCGCCGCGCGGTGTGGTCGGCGGCGGTGCGGCCGCGCTCAACACCTTCCATTATGAGCAGGCGGACGGGAGCCACACGCCGCCGATGGTCTCCAAGATCGTCGGCATCCACATCGATCGCGGCCAGGCGCTGCGGCTGGAGACCCCGGGCGGCGGCGGCTACGGCCAGGCGTTCGCCCGCGACCCGGCCAGCGTCGCCCGCGATGCTCGTCTCGGTTTCATCAGCCGCGCCTGCGCCGAGGCCGACTATGGCGTCGTGCTGCGCATGGACGGCACCGTGGACGATGCCGCCACCACAAGCCTGCGCGCCCAGGAGGCGGCTCAATGA
- a CDS encoding hydantoinase/oxoprolinase family protein has product MTKPAYVIGVDVGGTFTDVFILDETTGTVVTAKVPSTRGDQSKGFVEGIAQKVADFADIRTVVHGTTVGTNALLERKGARTGIITTEGFRDVLEMRRRDRPTTWGLKGSFTPVVERPDRVEVGERILADGSVLRVVDEAEVKSRALDLAEAGCEAVCVFFINGYANNDNEARAVEAVRSVWPNAYVTAATEILPEIREFERLSTATLNAYLQPVVSSYLDRLEKGLAARGFTGDILIVQSNGGVMSIDTAKRYPVRTALSGPAAGVIAATAIAKAAGFENIITCDMGGTSFDVSLVAGGEAALAAQTSIDFGMVVRTPMIEITTIGAGGGSIAHVDKSGLLQVGPESAGSDPGPVCYGLGNDRPTVTDANVVLGRINADRPIGGKLDRLDVEAARTAIETHIATPLGLTVEAAAEAILKLANAKMAGAIRLVSIEKGHDPAKFSAMPFGGGGALHTGALIKEVGLASALVPRFPGVTSALGCVVADMRHDRVQTVNRLLDHLDAADLGTEMMRVADETGALLDGAGVAFAAVDRVFELDMLYLGQTHTVNVALAMPVDGLTTAAIRSAFEAAYHETYGRLLDGIPMRVMNYRIAVIGRRPGLDMAVFAPVGGKPADACRTGTRRVFSDGAWHDAGIFERLQLEVGATISGPALLEQADTTIFVDPGLGARVDAYGNLVITPVG; this is encoded by the coding sequence ATGACAAAACCTGCATATGTGATCGGCGTCGACGTCGGTGGCACCTTCACCGACGTGTTCATTCTGGATGAAACTACGGGCACGGTCGTCACCGCGAAAGTGCCGTCGACCCGCGGCGACCAGTCGAAGGGCTTTGTCGAGGGCATCGCCCAGAAAGTCGCCGATTTCGCCGATATCAGGACCGTGGTGCATGGCACCACCGTGGGCACCAACGCCTTGCTGGAGCGCAAGGGTGCGCGCACCGGCATCATCACCACGGAAGGCTTTCGCGACGTGCTCGAGATGCGCCGCCGCGATCGGCCGACCACCTGGGGGCTGAAGGGCTCGTTCACGCCCGTGGTCGAGCGGCCCGATCGCGTCGAGGTCGGCGAACGCATCCTGGCTGACGGCTCTGTGCTGCGCGTGGTCGACGAGGCGGAGGTGAAATCCCGCGCGCTTGACTTGGCCGAGGCCGGGTGCGAAGCGGTTTGCGTGTTCTTCATCAATGGCTACGCCAACAACGACAACGAGGCGCGCGCCGTGGAGGCGGTGCGCTCCGTCTGGCCCAACGCCTACGTGACTGCCGCCACCGAGATCCTTCCCGAAATCCGTGAATTTGAGCGCCTGTCGACCGCGACGCTGAACGCCTATCTGCAGCCCGTGGTCTCCTCCTATCTTGACCGGCTGGAAAAAGGCCTGGCCGCGCGCGGTTTCACAGGCGACATCCTGATCGTTCAGTCCAACGGCGGCGTTATGTCCATCGACACCGCCAAGCGCTATCCGGTGCGCACGGCGCTTTCGGGACCGGCCGCCGGCGTCATCGCCGCCACCGCCATAGCCAAGGCCGCCGGTTTCGAGAACATCATCACCTGCGACATGGGCGGAACGTCGTTCGACGTGTCGCTCGTGGCGGGCGGCGAGGCGGCGCTGGCCGCGCAGACGTCGATCGATTTCGGCATGGTCGTGCGCACGCCGATGATCGAGATCACGACGATCGGCGCGGGCGGCGGATCCATCGCCCATGTCGACAAGAGCGGCCTGCTGCAGGTCGGCCCCGAATCCGCCGGTTCCGATCCCGGTCCCGTCTGCTACGGGCTCGGCAACGACCGTCCGACCGTCACCGACGCCAACGTGGTGCTGGGCCGTATCAACGCCGACAGGCCGATCGGCGGCAAGCTGGACCGCCTCGACGTCGAGGCGGCGCGCACGGCCATCGAAACGCATATTGCCACGCCCCTGGGTCTGACGGTCGAGGCCGCGGCCGAAGCGATCCTGAAGCTCGCCAACGCCAAGATGGCCGGCGCCATCCGTCTCGTTTCCATTGAAAAGGGTCATGATCCGGCGAAATTCTCCGCCATGCCGTTCGGCGGCGGCGGCGCGCTGCACACCGGCGCCTTGATCAAGGAAGTCGGGTTGGCTTCCGCGCTGGTTCCCCGCTTTCCGGGCGTCACCTCCGCCCTGGGCTGCGTGGTTGCCGACATGCGCCACGACCGGGTGCAGACGGTCAACAGGCTGCTCGATCACCTCGATGCGGCCGACCTCGGCACCGAGATGATGCGCGTCGCCGACGAAACCGGCGCTCTGCTTGACGGCGCGGGCGTCGCCTTCGCCGCCGTGGACCGGGTTTTCGAACTCGACATGCTGTATCTGGGCCAGACCCATACGGTGAACGTGGCGCTTGCCATGCCGGTGGACGGGCTGACCACCGCGGCGATCCGGTCCGCCTTCGAGGCGGCCTATCACGAGACCTACGGACGGCTGCTCGACGGCATTCCGATGCGCGTGATGAACTACCGCATCGCTGTGATCGGCCGCCGGCCTGGGCTCGACATGGCCGTCTTCGCGCCCGTTGGCGGCAAACCGGCCGATGCCTGCCGCACGGGCACGCGCCGTGTCTTCAGCGACGGCGCATGGCACGACGCCGGAATCTTCGAGCGGCTGCAGCTTGAGGTCGGCGCCACGATCAGCGGACCGGCCCTGTTGGAGCAGGCCGACACGACGATCTTTGTTGATCCGGGGCTTGGAGCGCGCGTGGACGCCTATGGCAATCTTGTCATCACGCCGGTGGGGTAG